The window ATTTGCGAGAATTCGATCTCATGGTCCGGCGACCAGCCGTCCCCCCGAGGCCCGCGCTTCACATCCCCGGGCTCGGAAATGGTTTGGACATTCACAGGTTGGACCACTTTCCTGACCGTATGGCAGTAGTCGCAGGAAACGCCTTTTCGGGAGGTCGCATCCATCCGGCTGCCATCCGGCGGTGGGAGTTGCCCGGTCCTCACTCCGGCAGGAGCATGGCATTCCCCGCAAAAGATATCCGTGAAACCATCGGTTTCTCGACTGGCTTGCAAATAGTCCGGCTGATAGAAGATGTCCTCCCAGGCGTACCGATGCTTGCTTTGCGACCAGGCATCAAAAATCTCCTGATGACAGAATTCACAGTTGTCCGGGTCATCAAAAGCCCCAGCCTCGAATCTGTTCACCTCCGAAAGATCCAGGCCGGGCGCCGCAACGGCCTCCTCGGCGGAGGCCTGTTTCGGGGATACTGATTTGTGCACGGCAGTGCCCGCGGCTGCCATCAACCCCACGCACAGCATCAAGATCAAAAATGCTCCGAATTTCCATGGCGTTCGTTTTCGGTTATCAGGGGAAAACTGGTCAAGCGTTTGTTTCATGAAAGGTTCTCCTCGAAAGCGCCGGTCAAAGCCGGCAGGTTGCAGTGAATGGTAGTCTCGCACGATAAAGGTTTAGCCTGCCATAACGGTCCCGAAGTGGGTCAATTTATCTGAGCATAGGGCGGGTCAAATCTCTGAGCATTAAGGCCCGGAACACTGTGATCATAGCGTTCCGGGCCGTTTTTGTTGAGCAGTTGCGGAGAAAATCAGTATTTGAGTATGTTCAGCCCGATTGTATCGCTGAATTCCCGGTCGATCTCACCGTTGACGACATCTATCCAGATTTCCGCCGTGGCGCTCACCACGGCCTTGTTCAGGTGCCCACCATAGGCCTTGTGCTCGATGTCCGAGAGGGTGGCGTGCAAGTGCAGGTACACCTCGCCGCCCATTCGGGACACATTGCCTGTCAGGCAGGTTATCTCGTAATCGCCTTCCAGCGTGACGGAGTGATACTCCTTGGTCGCGGTCTTGAACAGGCCGACGGTGACGTTGTTGACGGCGCCGATGCCGGAAATAACACCCAGCCGGATGTCCTCCTTTTTGCAAATATCAATCAGGGATGCGACGAGTTCATCGCCGGGATCAAGCCTGACCAACAACTTTGTGTCAAATCGTTTGTACTCCATTGTGATCCTCCTGCTTTAGAGTTGTTTTATTGGCTCGCTGTGGGGGTGATTTCGCGCTCCCAGCCCGCCAAGCCCCGCAGCGAAGGTGCCTGGTGTTGCAAGCCCCCCCCACCAAGCCAGCCTGCTACTCTGAATTCTCCGTCGACAACTCAGCTTGTCGCAACACAAGCTGCGTCACGACCTCGGCGAGATCCGGCGGGTAACCCGTACTTGGCCAGCAGCCGCCGCACGTTGCGTCACAGGCTCGCCCGCACCGACTCACGCTGGGTCCAGTCGAGCTTGGGCATGTTCCTGACCAACTCGGTGAGAGCCGCGGTGTGTCGCTCTGCATTGCCTCGCGGGCTTGCAGGCGCGTCAATGCGGCTGTCAGCGGCATGGCCAAGGGTTTTGCTGGCTTCCGATCAGCTCATTGAGTCCGTCCACAATCATATCCAGCTCTTCAGGGGAGGCCTTGCCGATCTTCTCTTTGACACGCTGGACCGAGAGCGTTCTGATCTGGCTGATTTTTGCCCACGACCGCTTGGGGAGCTTCGCACTTCCGAGTTCGAGAGTCAGAGGGAACCCGGCGCGCTGGGGCTGGCTGGTGAGTGTGATGGTGATGACCGTGCCTGAGTGCGCATTGAAGATGTCGTCGCTCAGGATCAGGACGGGACGCAGTCCGGCTTGCTCGTGGCCGAGTGTCGGATTGAGATCCGCCCAGACAA of the Desulfonatronum thioautotrophicum genome contains:
- a CDS encoding type II toxin-antitoxin system PemK/MazF family toxin — encoded protein: MAGVLRGDIVWADLNPTLGHEQAGLRPVLILSDDIFNAHSGTVITITLTSQPQRAGFPLTLELGSAKLPKRSWAKISQIRTLSVQRVKEKIGKASPEELDMIVDGLNELIGSQQNPWPCR
- a CDS encoding PPC domain-containing DNA-binding protein; the protein is MEYKRFDTKLLVRLDPGDELVASLIDICKKEDIRLGVISGIGAVNNVTVGLFKTATKEYHSVTLEGDYEITCLTGNVSRMGGEVYLHLHATLSDIEHKAYGGHLNKAVVSATAEIWIDVVNGEIDREFSDTIGLNILKY